TTCCTGCACCACCAGTTGCAGAGGCAGCTCGGTTCTTAACTGCGTTCACGTCCATCGAATCGGTATCAACAATAATGAAGTAAGTACAGCGGCCAAACCGTGGATCGATTGGAGATTGAAGGTTGTCGTCAGATGCGGTGACACACACTTTTGTCATTTTTAGTCCTCTTGAAAAATGTTAGATTGTTCTATATGGGTGGTATTCTGCTGATTCATAAAAAACAATCGGAAGGAACATAACAAGTTCCACCATTCCATAAATCGTGGATTATAGTCCGCATCAAACAACCGTTTCTTGTATCTTGATAGAAAGCAACAAGGAGATGTGCTCAAGTGGCATTCAGAATTGGCATCGTTGGAAAACCCTCATGCGGTAAGACATCGTTTACAAACGCAGCGTGTATGACATCATTCAAGGTGGGATCATACCCGTTTACCACCATTGAAGCTAATGTTGGAGTCACGCACGTACGAACAGACTGTGCCTGCCAAGATTTCGATGTAGAAGACAATCCACAAAACTCCATATGCATTGATGGTGTCAGACTTATTCCCGTCAAGCTTATTGATGTTGCAGGGTTGGTACCAGGAGCACATGAAGGAAGGGGCATGGGAAATCAGTTTCTGGATGACTTGCGGCAAGCAGATGTACTTATTCACATTGTCGATGCAAGTGGCACTTTGGATGAGAAGGGACAAGAGGTAGCAGCTGGAAGCTATGATCCTGTCGATGACGTCAAATTTTTGGAGAGCGAAATTACGGAATGGATTTTAGGAATCATTAAAGATGACTGGCGTAGAATAATAGGGCGAGTAAGAGCTGAAGGCGCCAAACTGAGTGAGCTACTTCTCGACAAACTATCAGGTCTCAAAATTGAAAGGATTCACCTTCTGAAGGCCATTCGGGAATCAGGACTGAAGGCCGAGAATGTTGATCAATGGTCCAACGAGAATCTCCGCCAGTTTGTTGAAGAACTGCATACGATAGCGAAACCAATTATCATTGCAGCGAACAAGATGGATTTACCAACTGCTGATGAAAACTACAAGCGATTGAAAGAGGCTTATCCTGAAAAAATGGTTGTGCCTGTGAGTGCATTGGCCGAGAAGGTGCTGAAGGATTTGGACAAACAGGAGATAATCAAGTATATCCCTGGTGACGACGACTTTGATGTCTTGGATTCGGACAAGCTAGCAAAGGGTGAATTAAAACAGCTTCAAAAAATCAAGGATAGGATACTTAAGAAGTACGACGGAACCGGAGTCCAGGGCATTCTCAACAAGGCAGTATTTGATTTTCTGGACTACATTACTGTATACCCTGTCCAAGATGTCAATTCCTTGACAGATAGCAACGGAAATGTATTGCCGGATGCGTACTTGGTTCCAATGGGTACAACTGCAAAGGAATTCGCGGGCTATATTCATAGCGATTTAGAAGATAACTTCGTACACGCCATAGATGCCCGCACAAAAATGAGGGTGTCTGACGACCATATCCTAGAAGATAGAGATGTCATCAAAATCGTTAGTGCAGGTGGCAGGTAAGCATGTCTGGTTTGTTACGTGGGTAGTCATGTACCTGCAGCGAATAGGAACCTAGGTCCTTATCGCAAGCGTTCTCCTAGGGTCCAATACTGTTGTATAAGAGGCAAGTAAACGAAAGCATTTGCCTTCATGGGATCTAGCCGATCTTTTGAGTCTAGGATGGATTCATCCACATGAACTGCTACAACTTCAGCGATGAATAAATCGTGAGAACCGATGTCAATAACCTGGGAGGTTCTGCATTCAATATTGATGATGCATTCTTCAATTCTAGGTGAGGTCACATCTGACGAACTAGCGGCAGTGAGTCGAAGATACT
The sequence above is drawn from the Candidatus Lokiarchaeota archaeon genome and encodes:
- the ychF gene encoding redox-regulated ATPase YchF: MAFRIGIVGKPSCGKTSFTNAACMTSFKVGSYPFTTIEANVGVTHVRTDCACQDFDVEDNPQNSICIDGVRLIPVKLIDVAGLVPGAHEGRGMGNQFLDDLRQADVLIHIVDASGTLDEKGQEVAAGSYDPVDDVKFLESEITEWILGIIKDDWRRIIGRVRAEGAKLSELLLDKLSGLKIERIHLLKAIRESGLKAENVDQWSNENLRQFVEELHTIAKPIIIAANKMDLPTADENYKRLKEAYPEKMVVPVSALAEKVLKDLDKQEIIKYIPGDDDFDVLDSDKLAKGELKQLQKIKDRILKKYDGTGVQGILNKAVFDFLDYITVYPVQDVNSLTDSNGNVLPDAYLVPMGTTAKEFAGYIHSDLEDNFVHAIDARTKMRVSDDHILEDRDVIKIVSAGGR